Within the Achromobacter spanius genome, the region AAGGGAATGCTGGTGTCCAGCAGCCAGTCAAATGTGGGCGCCGGCAGCCGCGCCACGACGGAGTCGCGCAGCGCGACGATGTCGTACTTGCGGACTTCGCGCTTGAGCAGCGAGCCCTCGCCGATCCAGCCGCCCGCAGGCACGCCGGTCAGCGACGCCACTTTGCCTTCCGCATTGCCGACCGACACCTTGACCAAACCGGCCAATACGCCAATCCAAGCCTGTGCGAGTTCACCTTTGCGCTCTATGATCGATCCGGCAACGACTTGCTGCACGGAGAGGTCCCGCTCGACGCGCGATTGCTGCTCGGCGTTGAGCACGCGAAACCACGCCGCGGCAAGTTGAAGGGAGTCGGATAGCTGCATCGGGAATACCCTAAAAGTTCCTTGAATGTC harbors:
- a CDS encoding Crp/Fnr family transcriptional regulator, whose translation is MQLSDSLQLAAAWFRVLNAEQQSRVERDLSVQQVVAGSIIERKGELAQAWIGVLAGLVKVSVGNAEGKVASLTGVPAGGWIGEGSLLKREVRKYDIVALRDSVVARLPAPTFDWLLDTSIPFNRYLLHQLNERVAQFIGKAEYDRLLDPDARVARCLAELFNPLLYPGMGMRLTITQEEVGYLARVSRQRANQALRKLEEAGLLNVEYGAVRVLNLDGLKQYGSDRSTVDGEQAA